A genomic window from Serratia liquefaciens includes:
- a CDS encoding heme acquisition protein HasA: MAFSVNYDSSFGSYSIHDYLNEWSTAFGDVNHTNGNVTDSNSGGFYGGSLSGSQYAITSTANGLTSFVAEGNLTYTLFNEPAHTLYGQLDGLSFGDGLSGGGASPYNIQVPDVSFGGLNLSSLQAQGHEGVVHQVVYGLMSGDTGALETALNGILDDYGLNVNSTFDQVAAATAVGVQHADSPELLAA, encoded by the coding sequence ATGGCATTTTCAGTAAATTATGACAGCAGTTTCGGCAGTTACAGCATTCATGACTATCTGAACGAGTGGTCTACGGCGTTCGGCGACGTCAACCACACCAACGGCAATGTCACCGACTCCAACAGCGGCGGTTTCTATGGTGGCAGCCTGTCCGGCAGCCAATATGCCATTACCAGCACCGCCAATGGCCTCACCTCTTTCGTCGCGGAAGGCAACCTGACCTACACGCTGTTTAACGAGCCGGCGCACACGCTGTATGGCCAACTGGATGGCTTGTCATTCGGTGACGGTCTGAGCGGCGGCGGGGCTTCGCCGTACAACATTCAGGTGCCTGACGTGAGCTTCGGTGGTCTGAACCTCAGCAGCCTGCAGGCGCAAGGACACGAGGGCGTGGTGCACCAGGTAGTTTACGGCCTGATGTCCGGCGACACCGGCGCGTTGGAAACCGCGTTGAACGGCATCCTCGACGACTACGGTTTGAACGTCAATTCCACCTTCGATCAGGTGGCGGCGGCAACGGCGGTGGGCGTGCAGCACGCCGACAGTCCGGAATTGCTGGCGGCCTGA
- a CDS encoding type I secretion system permease/ATPase, producing the protein MKNAVRRGEVLSVLAAYRRGFWGIALFTAVINLLMLAPALYMLQVYDRVLPSGNRMTLAMLTLMVVGLYLFMGLLEWVRSQVVIRLGAQMDMRLNQRVYNAAFETNLKTGNPLAGQALNDLTHLRQFATGNALFAFFDAPWFPVYLLVVFLLHPWLGALASVGVIILVLLAWLNQRVSQVPLAQASRVALSATQQANGNLRNAEAIAAMGMLTALRQRWLRQHQQFLLLQNRASEKIATVSAWSKTVRLALQSLMLGCGALLAVNGDITPGMMIAGSILIGRVLGPIDQLIGAWKQWSSARESLQRLEVMLAANPTRAESLPLPAPTGKLSVNQLVACAPGGSTPVLHNLSFRLEAGEVLGVIGASGSGKTLLMRQLVAAQAPLSGDVRLDGADIHQWDRQSLGPYIGYLPQDIQLFAGTLTENIARFGQVDAEKVVAAAALAGVHQLILHLPKGYETELGEGGSGLSGGQRQRVALARALYGSPALLVLDEPNANLDREGEEALQAAIVALKQQGATVVLVTHKPAILAATDKLLVLSAGQVQHFGPSAAILNKLPGFAPVASVAPANAGHRGGFNVGYANFAKTASGERK; encoded by the coding sequence ATGAAAAACGCCGTCAGGCGCGGAGAAGTGTTAAGCGTGCTGGCCGCGTATCGGCGCGGATTCTGGGGCATCGCGCTGTTTACCGCAGTGATCAACCTGCTGATGCTGGCCCCGGCACTGTATATGCTGCAAGTCTACGATCGCGTGCTGCCTTCGGGTAATCGCATGACGTTGGCGATGCTGACGTTGATGGTGGTCGGCCTTTATCTGTTTATGGGCCTGCTGGAGTGGGTACGCAGCCAGGTGGTGATCCGCCTCGGCGCCCAGATGGACATGCGTTTAAACCAGCGGGTGTATAACGCCGCCTTTGAAACCAATCTAAAAACGGGCAACCCGTTGGCCGGACAGGCATTGAACGATCTCACCCATCTGCGGCAATTCGCTACCGGCAATGCTTTATTCGCTTTCTTTGATGCCCCCTGGTTCCCGGTTTATCTGCTGGTGGTTTTCTTGCTGCATCCCTGGCTTGGCGCGTTGGCAAGCGTTGGGGTGATCATTTTGGTGCTGTTGGCCTGGCTCAACCAACGGGTATCGCAGGTACCTCTGGCGCAGGCCAGCCGGGTCGCCCTGAGCGCCACTCAACAGGCCAACGGCAATTTGCGCAATGCCGAAGCCATTGCCGCCATGGGCATGCTGACCGCCCTGCGCCAGCGCTGGCTACGTCAACATCAGCAGTTTCTGCTATTGCAAAATCGCGCCAGCGAGAAAATCGCCACGGTCTCCGCCTGGTCGAAAACCGTGCGGCTGGCGTTGCAATCGCTGATGCTGGGGTGTGGTGCGCTGCTGGCGGTCAATGGAGATATTACACCCGGGATGATGATAGCCGGGTCGATCCTGATTGGCCGGGTATTGGGGCCGATTGACCAATTGATTGGCGCCTGGAAGCAGTGGTCTTCCGCTCGAGAGTCGTTGCAAAGGCTGGAAGTGATGTTGGCGGCCAACCCGACGCGGGCGGAAAGCTTGCCGCTGCCTGCTCCCACAGGAAAACTGAGCGTCAATCAACTGGTGGCTTGTGCCCCGGGGGGCAGTACGCCGGTGCTGCATAACCTCAGCTTTCGTCTGGAAGCCGGTGAAGTGTTGGGGGTGATCGGCGCTTCAGGCTCCGGCAAGACCTTGCTGATGCGGCAATTGGTGGCTGCGCAGGCGCCGTTGAGCGGTGATGTGCGGTTAGACGGGGCGGACATCCATCAGTGGGACCGGCAGTCGCTGGGGCCCTATATCGGCTATCTGCCCCAGGACATCCAACTCTTTGCCGGTACGCTCACGGAGAATATCGCCCGCTTTGGTCAGGTTGACGCCGAAAAGGTGGTCGCCGCCGCCGCGTTAGCCGGGGTACACCAACTGATTTTGCACCTGCCCAAAGGCTATGAAACCGAACTGGGCGAAGGGGGCAGTGGCCTTTCCGGCGGCCAACGTCAACGGGTGGCGCTGGCGCGGGCGTTGTATGGCTCGCCGGCCTTGCTGGTGTTGGATGAGCCGAACGCCAATCTTGACCGTGAAGGGGAAGAGGCGTTGCAGGCGGCGATCGTTGCGCTGAAACAGCAGGGGGCAACGGTGGTGTTGGTAACGCATAAACCGGCGATCCTGGCGGCGACTGACAAGCTGCTGGTTTTGAGTGCCGGGCAGGTGCAGCACTTTGGCCCCAGCGCTGCCATTTTGAATAAATTGCCCGGCTTTGCGCCCGTCGCCTCTGTTGCACCGGCGAATGCCGGGCACCGCGGTGGGTTTAACGTCGGTTATGCCAACTTTGCCAAAACGGCCAGCGGTGAGCGTAAATGA
- a CDS encoding RNA polymerase sigma factor encodes MSNSELQALFQRHMRPLQAYLNAKLRDPQLAADLAQESFTRLTELYPQGNIIDIEAYLYKTAKNLMLDHIRQQQRRQTDLVEDDVLAQLPAGGPALEQLAIDSQMLLLLQQALASMPVRTQQIFRLNRLEGLTQAQVAAELGVSLSTVEKHLAGALEILMARMDAQ; translated from the coding sequence ATGTCCAATTCCGAGTTGCAGGCGTTGTTTCAACGCCACATGCGGCCATTGCAAGCTTATTTGAACGCCAAACTGCGCGATCCACAGCTGGCCGCGGACTTGGCTCAGGAAAGTTTTACCCGGCTGACTGAGCTGTATCCGCAGGGCAATATTATCGACATTGAGGCGTACCTGTATAAAACGGCCAAGAATCTGATGCTGGATCATATCCGGCAGCAGCAGCGTCGGCAGACCGATCTGGTCGAAGATGACGTACTGGCACAGCTTCCCGCCGGCGGACCGGCTCTGGAACAGCTGGCGATAGATAGCCAGATGCTGCTGTTGTTGCAACAGGCACTGGCATCGATGCCGGTGCGCACGCAGCAAATCTTCCGGCTTAATCGGCTTGAGGGGTTGACCCAGGCGCAGGTGGCGGCGGAGCTGGGCGTGTCGCTCAGCACGGTGGAAAAACATCTGGCCGGTGCGCTGGAAATCCTGATGGCACGGATGGATGCACAATAA
- a CDS encoding YaiA family protein: MRENNRPGYPRTARVVAVDRGDPSLHMHRFEVRTDDIEPNTLLSEHETEQEALDAKHRYEDPALED; encoded by the coding sequence ATGCGCGAAAATAACCGACCTGGCTATCCGAGAACCGCCCGAGTGGTCGCCGTTGACCGAGGCGATCCCAGCTTGCATATGCACCGTTTTGAGGTGCGCACCGATGATATAGAGCCCAATACGCTGCTCAGTGAGCACGAAACCGAGCAGGAGGCGCTGGATGCCAAGCATCGCTATGAGGATCCTGCGCTGGAAGACTAA
- a CDS encoding aldo/keto reductase has translation MKYTTFGRNTGLRVSEVALGTGNFGTGWGYGSEKEQAKQVFDRYVDAGGNFIDTADTYQFGQSEQMVGDFIAAERDRFVVATKYTLGAAPDAGIAYTGNSRKNMIASVESSLKRLKTDRIDLLWAHFSDNLTPLEEIVRTFDDLIRAGKIQYAGLSNFPAWRIARADTMAELRGWARIAGIQVEYSLVERTAERELLPMVEALGMAATLWSPLGGGLLTGKYRHSDAGRLSELGRLVHREKDTALLDEVLAIAQEHHAQPTHVAIAWLRNRAAHSSTSLIPILGSRTLDQLEDTLAALDLTLDEQQMARLDRVSAIEPGTPHRQIADTLARAQGGDSSRFAAPRTPRA, from the coding sequence ATGAAATACACCACCTTTGGCCGCAATACCGGCCTGCGCGTTTCTGAAGTGGCATTAGGGACCGGCAACTTTGGCACCGGTTGGGGCTACGGTTCGGAAAAAGAACAGGCCAAACAGGTTTTCGATCGCTATGTCGACGCCGGCGGCAACTTTATCGACACGGCTGATACCTACCAATTCGGTCAGTCAGAACAGATGGTGGGGGATTTCATCGCCGCCGAACGCGACCGTTTCGTGGTCGCCACTAAATACACCCTGGGTGCCGCGCCGGACGCGGGTATTGCCTATACCGGCAACAGTCGCAAAAACATGATTGCCTCGGTAGAGAGTAGCCTGAAACGCCTGAAAACCGATCGTATCGATCTGCTGTGGGCGCATTTTTCTGACAACCTGACGCCGCTTGAAGAGATCGTCCGTACCTTTGACGATCTGATCCGCGCCGGCAAGATCCAATATGCCGGGCTGTCCAATTTTCCGGCGTGGCGTATTGCCCGTGCGGATACGATGGCCGAACTGCGCGGCTGGGCGCGCATTGCGGGCATTCAGGTGGAATACAGCCTGGTAGAGCGAACCGCAGAACGTGAATTGCTGCCGATGGTCGAAGCGCTGGGAATGGCCGCCACCCTGTGGTCGCCGCTGGGCGGTGGCCTGCTGACCGGCAAGTATCGCCACAGCGACGCCGGGCGGTTGAGTGAGCTGGGACGTTTGGTGCATCGCGAGAAAGATACCGCGTTGCTGGATGAAGTGCTGGCGATTGCGCAAGAGCATCATGCCCAGCCGACTCACGTCGCTATCGCCTGGTTGCGCAACAGGGCCGCGCATTCCAGCACCAGTCTGATCCCCATTCTGGGTTCGCGCACCTTGGATCAGTTAGAGGATACGCTGGCGGCGCTTGATTTGACGTTGGATGAGCAGCAGATGGCGCGTCTTGATCGGGTCAGCGCCATCGAACCGGGCACGCCCCATCGGCAGATTGCCGACACGCTGGCGCGTGCGCAGGGCGGTGACAGTTCCCGCTTTGCCGCGCCGCGCACCCCGCGCGCCTGA
- a CDS encoding TetR/AcrR family transcriptional regulator has product MARVSKQQMERNREAIEQVSSQLFRERGLNGVSVNDLMAAVGLTHGGFYGHFSSKDQLAAVASRRAVEESAQRWEAASRQPDQHNLQTLVDAYLNVRHRDCPGEGCMVAALAADVAREEADKPVHQAYLSGVKAMLARLESLSPDEQQPQRHQQALVQMAMLVGALTLARATQGDALSEQFLNATRQALLPADAD; this is encoded by the coding sequence ATGGCACGGGTTTCAAAGCAGCAGATGGAGCGCAATCGCGAGGCGATTGAGCAGGTGTCTTCACAGCTTTTTCGCGAACGCGGCCTCAATGGCGTCAGCGTTAACGATCTGATGGCGGCCGTGGGGCTGACGCACGGGGGGTTTTATGGCCATTTTAGCTCCAAGGACCAACTGGCGGCGGTGGCCAGCCGCAGGGCGGTAGAGGAATCCGCTCAGCGCTGGGAAGCCGCCAGCCGTCAGCCCGATCAGCACAATTTACAGACCTTGGTTGATGCCTATCTGAATGTCAGGCACCGCGACTGCCCGGGCGAAGGCTGCATGGTTGCCGCTCTGGCTGCTGATGTGGCGCGCGAAGAGGCGGATAAACCGGTGCATCAGGCTTACCTGAGCGGTGTGAAAGCCATGTTGGCGCGGCTGGAGTCGCTTTCGCCAGATGAACAGCAACCTCAACGACACCAGCAGGCGCTGGTGCAGATGGCGATGCTGGTGGGAGCGCTGACGCTGGCGCGGGCAACGCAGGGCGATGCGTTGTCAGAACAGTTTCTTAACGCGACGCGTCAGGCGCTGTTGCCGGCTGACGCTGACTAA
- a CDS encoding nuclear transport factor 2 family protein, protein MTPKTPTTLVLDALQKVVAAPQHQPALIAELFSADYRQQVDGKALDYMQFVQHMALLKQLTRSMTLEMVAIAGQDDWVLTHHRVRVEKRDGSLSRVKVLAHFTVREGKICACDELTQLLEGDRADRDLGSRMSA, encoded by the coding sequence ATGACCCCGAAAACCCCCACAACCCTGGTGCTCGATGCCTTGCAAAAGGTCGTCGCCGCCCCGCAACACCAGCCGGCGCTGATCGCCGAGCTTTTCAGTGCGGATTACCGCCAACAGGTGGACGGCAAGGCGCTGGACTATATGCAGTTTGTGCAACACATGGCGCTGCTCAAGCAATTGACTCGCAGCATGACGCTGGAGATGGTCGCCATTGCCGGGCAGGATGACTGGGTGTTGACACACCATAGGGTGCGGGTGGAAAAGCGCGATGGCAGCCTTAGTCGGGTTAAGGTACTGGCGCATTTCACCGTGCGTGAGGGCAAAATCTGCGCCTGCGATGAACTGACGCAGTTGCTGGAAGGCGATCGTGCCGATCGCGATCTGGGGTCCCGCATGTCGGCATAA
- a CDS encoding FecR family protein: MKQLTAQVRQQAASWAVRLAEGPLSAEDQRELSTWLASEPQHEAALRQARQLWAALGQLPESQRQRLQPKVAELKRPVRSIWRTWAVAALVVIAVSVGVYGGPGWWIDMQADYQTLRGEVRQIALPDGSQVDLDSGSAIALAYSGSERKVRLLSGAAYFTVAPVTGSETRPFRVEANNGVTQALGTEFSVAHVAQGVDISVHQHSVRVSLEGGERSLVVAERQAAHYQGQALQLTRQKTSDDAWRRGWLVIDRQPLAQALEQLNRYRRTNVVVLNPTLKQRKVSGVFALNNLDGAMQAIRQELSADQLTLPGITLLY, translated from the coding sequence ATGAAACAGCTTACTGCGCAGGTGCGACAACAGGCGGCCAGTTGGGCCGTGCGCCTGGCCGAAGGCCCGCTGTCTGCTGAAGACCAGCGCGAGTTGAGCACATGGTTGGCCAGTGAACCGCAGCATGAAGCGGCGTTGCGACAGGCCCGGCAGCTGTGGGCGGCGCTGGGCCAATTGCCCGAATCACAGCGGCAACGGCTGCAACCGAAAGTCGCCGAGCTGAAGCGCCCGGTGCGAAGCATATGGCGCACCTGGGCGGTGGCTGCCCTGGTGGTGATCGCGGTTTCCGTTGGCGTTTATGGCGGGCCCGGCTGGTGGATTGATATGCAGGCGGACTATCAGACCCTGCGCGGTGAAGTGCGTCAGATCGCGCTACCGGACGGCAGCCAGGTAGATCTCGACAGCGGCAGTGCCATTGCGCTGGCTTACAGCGGGAGTGAACGCAAGGTCAGGCTGTTGAGCGGAGCGGCCTATTTTACCGTGGCACCAGTGACCGGCAGCGAAACGCGCCCGTTCCGGGTAGAGGCAAATAATGGCGTCACTCAGGCGTTGGGTACCGAATTCAGCGTGGCGCATGTGGCGCAAGGGGTTGATATCAGCGTCCATCAGCACAGCGTGCGCGTATCGCTGGAGGGGGGCGAACGCTCGTTGGTGGTGGCTGAGCGACAGGCCGCACATTATCAAGGGCAAGCGCTGCAGTTGACCAGGCAAAAAACCTCCGACGATGCCTGGCGGCGAGGTTGGTTAGTGATCGACCGTCAGCCGCTGGCGCAGGCGCTTGAGCAGCTTAACCGTTATCGTCGCACCAATGTGGTGGTGCTTAACCCGACGCTTAAGCAGCGGAAAGTCAGCGGCGTATTTGCGTTGAACAATCTCGACGGGGCAATGCAGGCGATCCGTCAGGAGTTGTCCGCCGATCAGCTAACCCTTCCCGGCATAACGCTTCTCTACTGA
- a CDS encoding TonB-dependent receptor — protein sequence MFNLRAATPASQLTTAVRAALAAMVLSQPLTAVAAPVPATNTQATQQKNFSIAAQPLQSAMLRFAEQAGMQVFFDDIKLDGMQAEALNGNMSVEQGMRRLIGGNPVAFRLQPQGQIVLSRLPATVGAQGALELDSLTVVGTGGFTPNDWVYDEPRSVSVISREQMDNRPARHAADILEQTSGTYSSVSQQDPALSVNIRGIQDYGRVNMNIDGMRQNFQKSGHGQRNGTMYIDSELLSGVTIDKGTTGGMGSAGTLGGIATFNTVSASDFLAPGKELGGKLHASTGDNGTHFIGSSVLALGNETGDILLAASERHLGDYWPGNKGSIGNIRINNDTGNYDRYAHDIKNNKIPDTHYRMHSRLAKLGWNLPANQRVQLSYLQTQTSSPIAGTLTNLSNTPPYDLGWKSTGYSEVMARNAALDYSLAPEDVGWLDLQAKLYYVDTQDDSDTYGTGTLLNNGYDSRIRLRTYGVQVQNTSRFSLAPGHDFSANYGLEGYYDKATSDSSREGMDGVTPAGNRSVSSLFANLTYDYDGWLTLEGGLRYDHYRLRGQTGLSYADFPYTIDNPCKQLRLRNCLATTTHQEWNVDRDEGKLSPTLAVAVRPGVEWLELYSTYGKSWRPPAITETLTNGSAHSSSTQYPNPFLQAERSRAWEVGFNVQQPDLFFNGDRLVAKVAYFDTKVDNYINLAINRDKPGLVQPSIGNAAYVNNLSKTRFRGLEYQLNYDAGVFYADLTYTHMIGKNDFCSKNAWLGNRLRYGAGVGPGNYYMEPDPMSNDYVSCDGGSQFGTAAYLPGDRGSVTLGGRAFDRKLDAGVTVRFAPGYQDSSVPTNYPYLADWPKYTLFDLYASYKLTDSLTLRGSVENLTNRAYVVSYGETLANTLGRGRTVQGGVEYRF from the coding sequence ATGTTTAACCTCAGGGCAGCAACACCGGCCAGCCAACTGACCACGGCGGTACGCGCCGCGTTGGCGGCGATGGTTCTATCACAGCCGTTAACTGCCGTCGCAGCGCCGGTCCCGGCGACCAACACGCAGGCGACGCAGCAAAAAAATTTCAGTATCGCGGCCCAGCCGTTGCAAAGCGCCATGCTGCGTTTTGCCGAACAGGCCGGGATGCAGGTGTTTTTTGACGATATAAAGCTCGACGGCATGCAAGCTGAAGCGCTGAACGGCAACATGAGCGTTGAGCAGGGCATGCGGCGCCTGATTGGCGGTAATCCGGTGGCTTTTCGCCTGCAACCGCAGGGGCAGATTGTGTTGAGCCGCTTACCGGCAACGGTGGGCGCCCAGGGGGCGCTGGAGCTGGACAGCCTGACGGTCGTGGGCACCGGCGGCTTTACTCCCAATGACTGGGTTTATGACGAACCGCGTTCGGTCAGCGTGATCAGCCGCGAGCAGATGGATAATCGCCCGGCGCGCCACGCGGCCGATATTCTGGAGCAAACCAGCGGTACCTATTCCAGCGTCAGCCAGCAGGATCCTGCACTGTCGGTCAATATCCGCGGTATTCAGGATTATGGTCGGGTGAACATGAACATTGACGGCATGCGCCAAAACTTCCAGAAAAGCGGCCACGGCCAGCGCAACGGCACCATGTACATCGATTCTGAACTGCTGTCTGGCGTCACCATAGATAAGGGCACGACCGGGGGGATGGGCAGCGCGGGCACCTTGGGCGGGATCGCGACCTTCAACACCGTCAGCGCCAGCGACTTCCTGGCCCCGGGCAAAGAGCTGGGCGGCAAGTTGCACGCCAGCACCGGCGATAACGGCACCCACTTTATTGGCAGCAGCGTGCTGGCGCTGGGCAATGAAACCGGCGATATCCTTTTGGCCGCCAGCGAACGTCACCTGGGCGATTACTGGCCGGGCAACAAGGGCAGCATCGGCAACATTCGCATCAATAACGATACCGGGAATTACGATCGTTACGCCCATGACATCAAAAACAACAAGATCCCCGATACTCACTACCGCATGCATTCCCGGCTTGCCAAGCTGGGCTGGAATCTTCCGGCCAATCAGCGTGTACAACTGAGCTATCTGCAAACTCAAACCTCGTCGCCGATCGCCGGCACGCTAACCAATCTGAGTAACACGCCGCCCTATGATTTGGGCTGGAAAAGTACCGGCTACAGCGAAGTGATGGCGCGCAATGCGGCGCTGGACTACAGCCTGGCGCCGGAGGACGTCGGCTGGCTGGATCTTCAGGCAAAGCTGTATTACGTCGATACCCAGGATGACAGCGACACGTACGGCACCGGCACCTTGTTGAACAACGGCTATGACAGCCGCATCCGGCTACGCACTTATGGCGTGCAGGTGCAGAATACTTCGCGCTTCAGCCTGGCGCCGGGCCATGACTTTAGCGCCAACTATGGTCTGGAAGGGTATTACGACAAGGCCACCAGCGACTCTTCTCGCGAAGGGATGGATGGGGTAACGCCGGCCGGCAACCGCTCGGTCAGCAGCCTGTTCGCCAACCTGACCTATGACTATGACGGCTGGCTAACGCTGGAAGGCGGGTTGCGTTATGACCACTATCGGCTGCGTGGCCAAACGGGCCTCAGCTATGCTGATTTCCCGTACACTATCGACAACCCTTGCAAGCAATTGCGGTTGCGTAATTGCCTGGCCACCACTACCCATCAGGAGTGGAACGTCGATCGCGATGAGGGCAAGCTTTCACCGACGCTGGCAGTGGCCGTGCGCCCTGGGGTCGAGTGGCTGGAACTGTACAGCACCTACGGCAAATCCTGGCGCCCGCCGGCCATCACCGAAACGCTGACCAACGGCAGCGCTCACAGTTCTTCCACTCAATACCCCAACCCTTTTCTGCAGGCCGAACGTTCACGCGCCTGGGAAGTCGGTTTCAACGTACAGCAGCCGGATCTGTTCTTCAACGGCGATCGCCTGGTGGCCAAGGTGGCCTACTTTGACACCAAGGTCGACAACTACATCAATCTGGCGATTAACCGTGACAAGCCGGGGCTGGTGCAGCCGAGCATCGGTAACGCGGCCTACGTCAATAACCTGTCGAAGACCCGTTTCCGTGGGTTGGAATACCAGCTTAATTATGACGCCGGCGTATTTTACGCCGACCTGACCTACACCCACATGATCGGCAAAAACGACTTCTGCTCGAAAAATGCCTGGCTCGGCAACCGCCTGCGCTATGGCGCAGGGGTAGGCCCGGGCAACTACTACATGGAGCCTGATCCAATGAGCAATGACTATGTCTCCTGCGACGGGGGTTCACAGTTTGGCACCGCGGCCTACCTGCCGGGGGATCGCGGCTCGGTCACGTTGGGCGGTCGCGCTTTCGATCGCAAATTGGACGCTGGGGTCACCGTGCGCTTTGCGCCGGGTTATCAAGACAGCTCGGTGCCGACCAACTACCCGTATCTGGCCGACTGGCCGAAATACACCCTGTTTGACCTGTACGCCAGCTACAAGCTGACCGACAGCCTGACCCTGCGCGGTTCGGTGGAAAACCTGACCAACCGCGCCTATGTCGTCAGTTATGGCGAAACCCTGGCCAATACCCTGGGGCGTGGCCGTACGGTGCAGGGGGGCGTGGAATACCGTTTTTAA
- a CDS encoding helix-turn-helix domain-containing protein, which yields MILQSQRLWHEKKHLTPWHQHASGQIYLLTHGMMALETRERQWAMTAGSIGWLPPNCAHQALACGNVAGWSLYLPESCCATLPTQPHLSPASALIQALMERIASFAGHKLAPAQQRLLRVLLDEISVEQSIPLQLPLPQDARLLKIARALLNEPASERTQSDWAAWAGLSVRTLSRRFISETGVTFARWRQQARVIRSLEPLSRGESVGRIAGEYGYDNVSAYIAAFRQRFGTTPGLYFSQRQPATAPDASR from the coding sequence ATGATCCTGCAAAGCCAGCGACTTTGGCATGAGAAAAAACACCTGACGCCCTGGCACCAGCATGCCAGCGGACAAATCTACCTGTTGACCCATGGCATGATGGCGCTGGAAACCCGGGAGCGGCAGTGGGCGATGACCGCCGGCAGCATCGGTTGGCTGCCACCCAACTGTGCGCACCAGGCGCTGGCATGCGGTAACGTCGCCGGCTGGAGCCTGTATCTGCCGGAGTCCTGCTGTGCGACGCTGCCGACGCAGCCGCATCTGAGCCCTGCCTCCGCATTGATTCAGGCGCTAATGGAGCGCATAGCTTCTTTTGCCGGACATAAGCTGGCTCCGGCGCAACAACGCCTATTGAGGGTCTTGTTGGATGAGATTTCTGTGGAACAGAGCATACCGCTGCAGTTACCGCTACCGCAGGACGCCAGGCTGTTGAAAATCGCCCGTGCCCTGCTGAATGAACCCGCCAGCGAGCGTACCCAGAGTGACTGGGCCGCCTGGGCCGGGCTGAGCGTGCGCACCCTCAGCCGCCGTTTTATCAGCGAAACCGGTGTGACCTTTGCCCGTTGGCGCCAGCAAGCACGGGTGATCCGCTCGCTGGAGCCGCTGTCGCGCGGTGAATCGGTCGGTCGAATCGCCGGCGAATACGGTTATGACAATGTCAGCGCCTATATTGCCGCCTTCCGTCAACGTTTTGGCACCACGCCTGGGCTATATTTTAGTCAGCGTCAGCCGGCAACAGCGCCTGACGCGTCGCGTTAA